A window of Xyrauchen texanus isolate HMW12.3.18 chromosome 10, RBS_HiC_50CHRs, whole genome shotgun sequence contains these coding sequences:
- the LOC127650373 gene encoding protein asteroid homolog 1-like, whose amino-acid sequence MGVHGLTSYVEGNHHFFTDMRFRDCRLVIDGCSLYYQLYFNSGLDQARGGDYDIFAVLVRQFFAALSECKVQPFVVLDGGMDQTDKKFKTLLERTQSKIKAAHTLSRGSHGSVLPLLTHEVFIQVLSELGVPLVQCISEADFEIASLAKQWGCPVLTNDSDFYIFDLRGGYLPFSFFQWKNVSGRATERYIPARQFIVNRFCSHFNHMNKQLLPLFAVVTGNDYTPDKITDMFFRRVELERVPVGRKSGHSRIEGFLLWLSQFTSPLDAFEEVLEILGGQHKGNLRMQLSVGIQDYQLPRTSILAQYFSSAQPALPNTQSLPAALISQPEWLLKAFASGNLPSLVLNVLVLQKVLLTVQVENSHQLSSHRTSLSIRKTIYSLLLLEKTRQDSQRQQNVTQRGRGRGRQSMGGQQCDTPCVVDEYDRQDLNLKKNTVEVHLPNSVPQLNLTTIDKAPVQVRLQVLLGTLGMLDHILPPLPPQFCLPVYVTYFWMNNSKPKPSQPLLMAMLLGLVYGELSWRTAHPDDPLYGSKAASSVCQRLSVLRVNPGQRRGLDLGVAHLLSQWQSCMLAGLYLNQLLCFPLLDPRYACLYSGTLLHGLEAAIRGGYQPESLLAGDTEAWQLYSILLKAITGTAVSGTPRMSRGGGQRKAQQRGRGNEGRGRASGGRGRGYGGRGRDNRSRGMMPADSDFDNRFTLLTCNDVYYA is encoded by the exons ATGGGGGTACATGGACTTACAAGTTATGTTGAAGGAAATCACCATTTCTTCACAGACATGAGATTTAGAGACTGCCGCCTTGTGATCGATGGGTGTAGCTTGTATTATCAATTGTATTTTAACTCTGGATTGGATCAAGCAAGGGGTGGAGATTATGACATATTTGCAGTGTTGGTGCGACAGTTTTTTGCAGCACTTTCAGAATGTAAGGTGCAGCCATTCGTCGTGTTAGATGGTGGGATGGACCAGACGGACAAAAAGTTCAAGACGCTGCTGGAACGAACCCAAAGCAAGATCAAAGCGGCTCACACTCTTTCCAGAGGATCTCACGGTTCTGTACTTCCTCTGCTTACACACGAAGTCTTCATACAGGTCCTCTCTGAGCTTGGTGTGCCCTTGGTGCAGTGTATTTCCGAAGCTGATTTTGAGATAGCTTCTCTTGCCAAACAGTGGGGATGTCCGGTTTTGACCAATGACAGTGACTTCTACATCTTTGACTTGCGTGGTGGCTACTTACCATTTTCTTTCTTCCAGTGGAAAAATGTCAGTGGTAGGGCCACAGAACGATACATTCCTGCCCGGCAGTTCATCGTGAACCGCTTCTGCTCGCACTTCAACCATATGAACAAACAACTTCTGCCTCTGTTTGCTGTCGTGACTGGCAACGACTACACTCCTGATAAAATAACCGATATGTTTTTCCGCCGAGTGGAGCTTGAAAGAGTACCAGTGGGTCGTAAGTCTGGGCATAGTCGAATCGAGGGCTTTCTGCTCTGGCTGTCTCAGTTTACTAGTCCTCTAGATGCTTTTGAGGAAGTTCTGGAGATTTTGGGTGGACAGCACAAAGGAAACCTTCGTATGCAGCTCTCGGTAGGAATACAGGACTACCAGCTCCCTCGTACTAGCATTCTAGCTCAATACTTCTCAAGTGCCCAACCTGCACTACCAAATACCCAAAGCCTCCCTGCAGCACTGATTTCTCAACCAGAGTGGCTTTTAAAAGCATTTGCATCAGGTAACCTGCCCTCCTTGGTCTTGAATGTGCTTGTCCTCCAGAAAGTTCTGCTGACTGTCCAAGTGGAGAATAGTCACCAGCTCAGCAGTCATAGAACCTCGCTGAGTATCCGAAAGACCATCTACAGCCTGTTGCTGTTGGAAAAGACAAGACAGGATAGTCAAAGGCAACAAAATGTCACCCAGAGAGGCAGAGGAAGGGGAAGACAGAGTATGGGAGGACAACAGTGTGACACTCCATGTGTTGTTGATGAGTATGACAGACAAGACCTCAATCTCAAGAAGAACACAGTGGAGGTTCACCTACCCAACTCTGTGCCACAGCTGAATCTTACTACAATTGACAAG GCGCCTGTACAGGTGAGACTGCAGGTGTTGTTGGGAACACTGGGTATGTTGGACCATATTTTGCCACCATTGCCTCCCCAATTTTGCCTGCCAGTGTATGTGACGTATTTTTGGATGAATAACTCTAAACCAAAGCCCAGTCAACCGCTACTAATGGCCATGTTGTTGGGACTGGTATACGGTGAGCTCAGCTGGAGAACGGCACATCCTGATG ACCCACTATATGGCAGCAAAGCTGCTTCCTCTGTCTGTCAGCGATTGTCTGTGTTGAGGGTCAACCCAGGACAAAGGCGGGGCCTAGATCTGGGTGTGGCCCATTTGCTCAGCCAGTGGCAGTCCTGTATGTTGGCGGGGCTTTACCTGAACCAATTACTGTGTTTCCCACTACTTGATCCTAGATATGCTTG tCTATACAGTGGTACTCTGTTACATGGGCTTGAGGCTGCAATAAGAGGGGGTTACCAGCCTGAGTCTCTGCTTGCAGGGGACACTGAAGCTTGGCAGCTATACTCCATCCTCCTGAAGGCGATAACAGGCACAGCAGTATCAGGAACACCAAGAATGAGTAGAGGAGGGGGGCAGAGAAAAGCACAGCAAAGAGGGAGGGGCAATGAAGGAAGAGGAAGAGCCagtggagggagagggagaggctATGGAGGAAGAGGGAGGGATAACAGAAGCAGGGGAATGATGCCTGCAGACAGTGATTTCGATAACAGGTTTACTCTGTTGACCTGTAATGATGTATATTATGCTtga